The DNA region ACGTTGTAGCCATTCTCAAAAATACTTTTCTGAAGCCGGGATATATGCTGTACTGCACATGCCTGATTTTTATAGTATCTGCGGGTCAGGTAAAGGCTGAGGATATTACCTCAGGGAGACTAAGCCCATTCCTTGAACTTTCCGGGGGACAGATGCTCCGGATCGGTCTTCAGGATGCGATCCTTATGGCGCTGGAACGTAACCCGACGGTGACGATTCAGAACCTTCAGCCCGATATAGCCAATACCTATGCAAAGGAGCAGCGCGCCGCATTCGATCCCGACCTTAATATCACGTTAAACCAGAGCCGCTCGAAACTCCAGCGTTTCCTCGGTACACGGCCCGAGCCGGTTGATATGACCTGGGATCGGTCATCATACACAATATCATTATCGGAAAATCTGCCGACAGGGACGACTCTCTCAGCGAATGCATCGATGACCGGATCGGTATCGAGTCTGTACACCGATCAGTACTCGGGGATTGTCGGAGTATCCGTGACCCAGTCCCTTCTCCAGGGTTTCGGGCTCGGAGCGAATCTTGCCAACCTCCGCAAGGCTCATTTGGATTTCGAAATGTCGAAGGCGGAAATGAAGGCTGTTGCTGAGGGCGTTGTTGCAGATGTGGAGCAGGCCTACTGGAACCTCTATCTTGCCTCCGAGGAAAACGCCATTCAGGAACAATCGCTCAATCTTGCCGAACGCCAGCTTCAGGAATCGCTCGAGCGTGTCACAGTGGGAAAGCTCCCGGAGCTCGAGCTTGCCGCGGTCCATGCAGAGGTGTCCACGCGCCGTGAAGCTCTCATCGATGCACAGAGCAGGTATGAGCAGGCGCGCCTCAGGTTTCTTTTTCTCCTGAACCCTACGGATCAGTCGTTCTGGTCGATGGCGCCGGTCCCGCTCGACAAGCCGTTTCTGCCCGCCGATACCCTCGATGTCATCGATGTCCATGAGCAGCTCGGCATGAAATATCGCCCCGATTTGATTCAGGCCCGTCTGGCTCTCAAAAAAGGCGATCTCGATATCCAGCAGACGAAAAACGGTCTTTTACCGCGGCTCGATGTATTCATAACGATGGGAAGAACGACATACTCAAGCACTTTCAACGAAGCCATTCCCGATCCCACAAGCCGGTTTTTCGATGCAAGCACCGGTTTCACCTTCGCGCTGCCCGTTCCGAACCGTGAGGCGCGTGCCCGTGTTCTCCGGGCACAGCGCTCAAGGGAACAGATGGATCTCTCGCTCAGGAACATGGAACGGCTTGTGCAGATGGACGTACGCTCCGCCTATATCGAGGTGTTGCGCTCGAAAGAGCAGATCGGGACCACCCGTGTCACCCGTGAACTCCAGGAGAAAAAGCTCG from bacterium includes:
- a CDS encoding TolC family protein, whose amino-acid sequence is MLRIGLQDAILMALERNPTVTIQNLQPDIANTYAKEQRAAFDPDLNITLNQSRSKLQRFLGTRPEPVDMTWDRSSYTISLSENLPTGTTLSANASMTGSVSSLYTDQYSGIVGVSVTQSLLQGFGLGANLANLRKAHLDFEMSKAEMKAVAEGVVADVEQAYWNLYLASEENAIQEQSLNLAERQLQESLERVTVGKLPELELAAVHAEVSTRREALIDAQSRYEQARLRFLFLLNPTDQSFWSMAPVPLDKPFLPADTLDVIDVHEQLGMKYRPDLIQARLALKKGDLDIQQTKNGLLPRLDVFITMGRTTYSSTFNEAIPDPTSRFFDASTGFTFALPVPNREARARVLRAQRSREQMDLSLRNMERLVQMDVRSAYIEVLRSKEQIGTTRVTRELQEKKLAAEEEKFRVGKSTNFLVLQAQRDLTASQLDEVRSMVAYLNALVNLYMMEGTLLDRRGINAPTDT